The window GGAAACCATGCCGCAGATGTTTGTGGAAATGAGCGAAGAGCTGGCCTTGGAGAAAGGTATCGAGAATGGCGAAAAAGTCATGGTCGAGTCCATTCGCGGCGAGCTTTGGGCCGTCGCCATCGTGACCAAGCGGATGCATCCGCTCAAAGTCATGGGCAAGACCATATACCAGATTGGTCTGCCGTGGTGCTTCGGTTGGCAGATGCCTCATGACGGCAGTGGTGGAGATTCCGCCAACCTGCTGACCCCGTCGGTGGGTGATCCCAATACCGGCATCCCAGAAACCAAGGTCTTTGTGGCCAACGTCCGCAAGATGTAAGGAGAACACAATGAACGGTAAATCATTTCTCGTGGATTTGACTCGCTGCACTGCGTGTCGCGGCTGCCAAGTGGCTTGTAAACAATGGAAGAAGCTCCCCGCCGAGAAGACGAAAAACTGGGGCTCGTATCAGAATCCCAAGGATCTCTCCTCGAAAACCATTCGTCTTGTCCGCTTCTCCGAAGTAATGGAAGGCGGTAAGTTGCAATGGCTGTTCTTCCCGGAGCAGTGTCGTCACTGTGTGGAGGCCCCATGCGCAGATGTGCCGAACAATCCCGAGGCTATTCTGCATGACCCCGATACCGGGGCAGTTGTCTACACAGAACTCACGGCCAAGGAAGACGGTGAGGCCATCCGTTCGTCCTGCCCTTATGACATCCCTCGTGTGGATCCTGAGACCAAAGTAGTAAACAAATGCGATATGTGTATAGACAGGGTTAAAATAGGCATGCTTCCGGCTTGCGTACAGGCTTGTCCCACAGGAACCATGAACTTTGGAGACCGCGAGGATATGCTTAAGTTGGCTGAAGAACGCTTGGTGAAAGCCAAGAAAAAGTTCCCTCAAGCTATGC of the Pseudodesulfovibrio sp. zrk46 genome contains:
- a CDS encoding 4Fe-4S dicluster domain-containing protein, with the translated sequence MNGKSFLVDLTRCTACRGCQVACKQWKKLPAEKTKNWGSYQNPKDLSSKTIRLVRFSEVMEGGKLQWLFFPEQCRHCVEAPCADVPNNPEAILHDPDTGAVVYTELTAKEDGEAIRSSCPYDIPRVDPETKVVNKCDMCIDRVKIGMLPACVQACPTGTMNFGDREDMLKLAEERLVKAKKKFPQAMLVDPEETRVIYLASAPPANYYEYLEADASGAQPDLITRKQLLAKLGSPIRTIRS